A window of the Longimicrobiales bacterium genome harbors these coding sequences:
- a CDS encoding methylated-DNA--[protein]-cysteine S-methyltransferase produces MMNYYSEMQTPIGPVTIVSDGTSITGISMRPAADVTGSATEWREDDARLAECRAQLSAYFAGELREFTLPLAPRGTPFQKSVWSALRRIPFGETRSYGALAASLGHPGAARAVGAANRTNPIGIVVPCHRVIGADGTLTGYAGGIERKKFLLEHEAALAVALPQMELGID; encoded by the coding sequence ATGATGAACTACTATTCGGAGATGCAGACGCCGATCGGGCCGGTCACGATCGTATCCGACGGGACTTCCATCACCGGCATCAGCATGCGGCCGGCAGCCGACGTCACGGGCAGCGCCACGGAGTGGCGAGAAGACGATGCCCGGCTCGCCGAGTGCCGCGCACAGCTCTCCGCGTACTTCGCCGGCGAGCTCCGCGAGTTTACTCTGCCGCTCGCGCCGCGCGGCACCCCGTTCCAGAAGAGCGTCTGGTCTGCGCTGCGCCGGATCCCATTCGGTGAGACGCGCTCGTACGGCGCGCTGGCCGCATCGCTCGGACACCCGGGTGCGGCGCGCGCGGTCGGTGCCGCGAACCGCACGAATCCAATCGGCATCGTCGTGCCGTGTCACCGCGTGATCGGAGCCGATGGGACGCTGACGGGCTATGCTGGAGGCATCGAGAGGAAGAAGTTCCTGCTCGAGCACGAGGCCGCACTCGCAGTCGCTCTACCACAGATGGAGCTCGGGATCGACTGA
- a CDS encoding ribonuclease HII, with product MAASGSGGAKRRKRVPKTASGRRRAENRRLQKLLELEQACWDRGLTYIAGVDEVGRGPLAGPVLAAAVVLPPGVAIRGVDDSKKLTAERRADLYEEIRTKAVAIGVAGASTREVDRINILRASHLAMRRALERLSCKPEHVFVDGLPVAELGPEHTAVVEGDAKVHCIACASIVAKVVRDRIMHLLATRYPGYGWETNAGYGTAEHRGAIIELGLTPHHRRSFEPNSQLTLELL from the coding sequence ATGGCAGCATCGGGATCCGGAGGAGCGAAGCGTCGCAAGCGCGTTCCGAAGACGGCAAGTGGCCGTCGTCGGGCGGAGAACCGGCGTCTGCAGAAGCTCCTGGAGCTGGAGCAGGCGTGCTGGGATCGCGGGCTGACCTACATCGCGGGAGTCGATGAGGTCGGACGCGGCCCCCTGGCCGGTCCCGTCCTGGCGGCGGCCGTCGTGTTGCCCCCCGGCGTCGCGATCCGCGGCGTGGACGATTCCAAGAAACTGACGGCAGAGCGTCGCGCGGATCTGTACGAAGAGATCCGCACGAAGGCGGTAGCGATCGGCGTTGCGGGTGCGAGCACGCGCGAGGTGGACCGCATCAACATCCTGCGCGCATCGCACCTCGCCATGCGGCGCGCGCTGGAGCGACTGAGCTGCAAGCCCGAGCACGTGTTCGTCGACGGCCTGCCCGTCGCCGAGCTGGGGCCGGAGCACACGGCTGTGGTGGAGGGCGATGCGAAGGTGCACTGCATCGCGTGCGCCTCGATCGTGGCCAAGGTGGTACGCGACCGGATCATGCACCTGCTCGCGACGCGCTATCCCGGCTATGGCTGGGAGACGAACGCGGGCTATGGCACGGCGGAGCATCGCGGTGCCATTATCGAGCTGGGCCTCACGCCGCATCACCGGCGCTCGTTCGAGCCCAACAGCCAGCTCACGCTCGAACTGCTGTAG
- the rplS gene encoding 50S ribosomal protein L19: protein MDMLQEVTREQLRSDLPAFDPGDTLRVSVRVREGDKERLQAFEGVCIARKGGGISETFTVRKVSSGIGVERVFPLHSPSVESVTVVRRGRVRRAKLYYLRALRGKAARIKEKTRG from the coding sequence ATGGATATGCTACAGGAAGTGACGAGAGAGCAGCTGCGCAGTGACCTGCCGGCTTTCGACCCGGGCGATACGCTCCGGGTCAGTGTGCGGGTACGTGAAGGCGACAAGGAGCGTCTGCAGGCGTTCGAAGGCGTGTGCATCGCCCGCAAGGGCGGCGGCATCAGCGAGACGTTCACGGTGCGGAAGGTGTCGAGCGGCATTGGTGTCGAGCGCGTGTTCCCGCTGCATTCGCCTTCGGTCGAGTCGGTGACCGTCGTGCGTCGCGGCCGCGTGCGTCGCGCCAAGCTGTACTACCTGCGCGCACTGCGCGGCAAGGCGGCGCGCATCAAGGAGAAGACGCGCGGCTGA